In a genomic window of Pedobacter sp. KBS0701:
- a CDS encoding alpha/beta fold hydrolase gives MKRLKQIANELKLTQANPDAALMREFIFYSPKMPLRLHQEQLIATSKQFSLQVFDTYFTNANVTFNCFSWGNGKRKVLLTHGWASKALDFYELIIELQKIEDLEIIAFDAPGNGSSISEFSNLMLYADSVKSIALNYVQPDILIGHSLGGMANVIALQELGVTPDLLISIAPLIRLKENFEQSLDSVSIGAKDQDIFFANFAKEFPVSAGHFNLTELYQLSPDLDHFLAYDPADHISPFPFLKDFLDKNPAISSKSFEDVGHYKILKSADVIEDIVRRISL, from the coding sequence TTGAAAAGACTAAAACAAATTGCAAACGAGCTGAAATTAACGCAGGCAAATCCTGATGCAGCTTTAATGCGTGAGTTTATTTTTTACTCCCCAAAAATGCCATTGCGCCTGCATCAGGAACAGCTTATTGCCACTTCAAAACAATTTAGCCTTCAGGTTTTTGATACCTATTTTACCAATGCCAACGTAACCTTTAACTGTTTTAGCTGGGGAAATGGAAAAAGAAAAGTGTTGCTTACGCATGGATGGGCCTCAAAAGCTTTAGATTTTTATGAGCTGATTATTGAACTCCAGAAAATAGAAGACCTGGAGATTATTGCTTTTGATGCGCCTGGTAACGGAAGTTCAATCTCCGAATTTTCTAACCTGATGTTATATGCCGATTCGGTAAAGTCTATTGCATTAAACTACGTACAGCCAGATATATTAATTGGACATTCGCTAGGCGGAATGGCCAATGTAATTGCGTTGCAAGAATTAGGAGTAACTCCCGATCTGCTCATCAGCATTGCTCCATTAATCCGGCTCAAAGAAAACTTCGAACAGAGCCTTGATTCAGTAAGCATCGGAGCAAAAGATCAGGATATATTTTTCGCGAATTTTGCAAAAGAGTTCCCCGTTTCTGCTGGCCACTTTAACCTGACTGAACTTTATCAGTTAAGTCCGGATTTAGATCATTTTCTGGCTTATGATCCCGCCGATCATATTTCACCTTTCCCATTTCTGAAAGACTTTTTAGATAAAAATCCTGCCATCAGTTCAAAATCTTTTGAAGATGTGGGGCATTATAAAATCCTGAAATCTGCTGATGTTATTGAAGATATTGTGAGGAGGATTTCCTTATAA
- a CDS encoding bifunctional aldolase/short-chain dehydrogenase has product MSINTKSYKHVSYLWDEEEAAKLAGDEVALLIYRSNLLGADLRLTNYGGGNTSCKVLEKDPLTGLKTEVMWVKGSGGDLGTLKKSGLAALYVDRLRSLKNIYRGVEHEDEMVELFNHCIFDLSSKAPSIDTPLHGFLPFAHIDHLHPDAAIAIAAAKDGKKITEELFGGTIGWVEWKKPGFELGLQLKQCLDENPGIRGIMLGSHGLFTWGDTAYESYLNTLEVIEICSDYLSQNYGKKGPVFGGQKIESAAADQRKKQAAALAPVLRGLCSSKQQMIGHFTDDSRVLEFINSNDLDRLAPMGTSCPDHFLRTKISPLVLSLASDADLSDVKALKEQLKPAFEAYREMYTAYYEACKHPNSPAIRNTNPVVILYPGIGMFTFSKDKQTARVAAEFYINAINVMKGAEAVSEYTSLPHQEAFNIEYWLLEEAKLQRMPKPKPLTGKIALITGSAGGIGKAIAKKFVAEGGVVILNDMNAERLEEAGKEFASLYGKDSYSTAILNVTSEADIKAAFDSAALAFGGVDIVVNNAGLSISKTIADHTEKDWDLLYDVLVKGQFFITQAATNTMQKQDIGGDIINIVSKNALVSGPNNAGYGSAKAAQLHLSRLNAAELGADNIRVNVVNPDAVISDSNIWAGGWAEGRAKAYGITVAELPAYYAKRTLLNQIILPDDIANACFAFVGGLLHKSTGNVLNVDGGVAMAFVR; this is encoded by the coding sequence ATGTCAATCAATACGAAAAGTTATAAGCACGTAAGCTATCTATGGGATGAAGAGGAAGCCGCAAAACTGGCTGGAGATGAAGTTGCCCTCTTAATTTATCGCTCTAATTTATTGGGGGCTGATTTACGCTTAACCAATTATGGTGGGGGAAATACCTCGTGTAAAGTATTGGAAAAAGATCCGCTTACCGGTCTGAAAACCGAAGTAATGTGGGTAAAAGGTTCAGGTGGCGATTTAGGTACTTTAAAGAAAAGTGGTCTTGCAGCATTATATGTTGATCGTTTGCGAAGTCTGAAAAATATTTATCGGGGAGTAGAACATGAGGATGAAATGGTTGAACTGTTTAATCACTGTATTTTCGATTTAAGCTCTAAAGCACCCTCAATTGATACGCCTTTGCATGGTTTCCTGCCATTTGCGCATATCGATCACTTGCACCCTGATGCGGCCATTGCCATCGCTGCGGCTAAAGACGGTAAAAAAATTACGGAAGAATTATTCGGAGGAACCATTGGCTGGGTGGAATGGAAAAAACCGGGTTTCGAACTGGGACTACAACTAAAACAGTGTTTAGATGAAAATCCGGGCATTCGGGGCATCATGTTAGGCTCACATGGTTTATTTACCTGGGGAGATACCGCTTACGAAAGTTACCTGAATACTTTAGAAGTAATCGAAATCTGCTCTGACTACCTGAGCCAAAATTATGGTAAAAAAGGTCCGGTTTTTGGTGGACAAAAGATTGAAAGTGCAGCAGCAGATCAGCGTAAAAAACAAGCGGCTGCTTTAGCGCCTGTTTTACGTGGTTTGTGCTCTTCCAAACAACAGATGATCGGTCATTTTACTGATGACAGTCGTGTATTGGAATTTATCAATTCTAACGATCTCGATCGCCTTGCGCCAATGGGAACCAGTTGTCCCGATCATTTTTTAAGAACTAAAATCAGTCCGCTTGTTTTATCATTAGCAAGCGATGCCGATTTATCAGATGTTAAAGCACTAAAAGAACAATTAAAACCTGCTTTCGAAGCTTATAGGGAGATGTACACGGCTTATTATGAAGCTTGTAAACATCCAAACAGTCCCGCAATCCGCAATACCAACCCTGTGGTGATTTTGTACCCTGGCATCGGTATGTTTACTTTCTCTAAAGATAAACAAACAGCGAGGGTTGCTGCAGAATTCTACATCAATGCTATTAATGTAATGAAAGGCGCCGAAGCGGTTTCTGAATATACTTCATTACCACATCAGGAAGCTTTTAATATCGAATATTGGTTGTTGGAAGAGGCAAAATTACAGCGTATGCCAAAACCAAAACCTTTAACAGGTAAAATTGCCCTGATTACAGGCAGTGCCGGTGGAATTGGTAAGGCGATTGCTAAAAAGTTTGTTGCCGAAGGTGGTGTGGTGATCTTAAATGATATGAATGCTGAGCGTTTGGAAGAAGCAGGTAAAGAATTTGCGAGCCTTTATGGTAAAGATTCTTATAGTACCGCAATTTTGAATGTGACCAGTGAAGCAGATATTAAAGCCGCTTTTGATTCGGCAGCGCTGGCTTTTGGCGGTGTAGATATCGTGGTAAACAACGCAGGTTTATCAATCTCTAAAACCATTGCCGACCATACCGAAAAGGATTGGGACTTGTTATATGATGTTTTGGTAAAAGGCCAGTTTTTTATTACCCAGGCTGCAACAAATACGATGCAAAAGCAGGATATTGGTGGAGATATCATTAATATTGTAAGTAAGAATGCTTTGGTAAGCGGACCAAATAATGCCGGTTATGGCAGTGCGAAAGCTGCACAGTTACATTTGAGCAGATTAAATGCTGCTGAACTCGGAGCAGATAATATCCGTGTAAATGTGGTTAACCCTGATGCTGTAATCAGCGATAGCAATATCTGGGCTGGCGGTTGGGCCGAAGGCCGTGCAAAAGCTTATGGCATTACTGTTGCAGAGTTGCCCGCTTATTACGCAAAACGTACTTTGTTAAACCAGATTATATTACCAGATGATATTGCCAATGCCTGTTTCGCCTTTGTGGGAGGCTTGTTGCACAAATCAACCGGGAATGTTTTAAATGTTGATGGCGGAGTAGCCATGGCATTTGTAAGATAA
- the rhaT gene encoding L-rhamnose/proton symporter RhaT produces the protein MQAILGVIFHFFGGFASGSFYIPYKKVKGWAWESYWIVGGIFSWLIVPPLAAFLTIPNFTTIITSTNGSILWLTYFFGVLWGIGGLTYGLGVRYLGVSLGSSIILGLCMVLGSILPSIYFDFFPQAGKDTFTMFLHTDWGRMVLLGLLVCVVGIIICGKAGMMKEKEMKSGITDPHGMEVKTEYKFGLGLFVGIVSGVLSACFNFGIEAGKPMAEAANTIWKAANPAETGNFLFQNNVTYVIVLWGGLTTNFIWCMVLNARNKTFGDYTNSKTPLLKNYIFSALAGTTWFLQFFFYGMGESKMGNGASSWILHMAFIILIANVWGLVLKEWKGVSKKTLFTVLAGILTIIVSVLIVGYGNSIKG, from the coding sequence ATGCAAGCAATTTTAGGTGTAATTTTTCATTTCTTCGGTGGTTTCGCCTCCGGAAGTTTTTATATTCCGTACAAAAAAGTTAAAGGCTGGGCCTGGGAAAGTTACTGGATCGTTGGGGGAATCTTCTCCTGGCTAATCGTTCCGCCACTTGCTGCATTTTTAACCATCCCTAATTTTACAACAATTATCACCAGTACCAATGGTAGTATTTTATGGTTGACCTATTTTTTTGGCGTGCTTTGGGGCATTGGAGGCTTAACCTATGGTCTAGGCGTTCGTTATCTGGGTGTATCATTAGGAAGTAGTATCATTTTAGGTCTTTGTATGGTTCTAGGTTCAATCCTTCCATCCATTTACTTCGATTTTTTCCCGCAGGCAGGTAAAGATACTTTTACTATGTTTTTGCATACCGATTGGGGACGTATGGTATTACTGGGGCTTTTGGTGTGTGTGGTTGGAATTATTATCTGCGGTAAAGCAGGTATGATGAAAGAAAAGGAAATGAAATCTGGTATTACCGATCCGCATGGCATGGAGGTGAAAACCGAATATAAATTCGGTCTTGGTTTATTCGTAGGCATTGTTTCAGGTGTTTTAAGTGCCTGTTTCAATTTCGGTATTGAAGCCGGAAAACCAATGGCCGAGGCTGCAAACACCATCTGGAAAGCAGCAAATCCTGCTGAAACCGGTAATTTTTTGTTTCAGAATAATGTTACTTATGTAATTGTACTTTGGGGAGGTTTAACCACCAATTTTATATGGTGTATGGTGCTGAATGCCCGAAACAAAACATTTGGCGACTATACAAATTCAAAAACGCCGCTGTTAAAAAACTATATTTTTTCTGCACTGGCAGGTACCACCTGGTTTTTACAGTTCTTTTTCTATGGAATGGGCGAGAGCAAAATGGGTAACGGTGCCAGTTCGTGGATCTTGCACATGGCTTTTATCATTTTGATCGCCAACGTATGGGGACTCGTGTTGAAAGAATGGAAAGGGGTATCCAAAAAGACCTTGTTTACTGTTTTGGCGGGTATTTTAACCATCATTGTTTCGGTACTCATTGTTGGTTATGGTAATTCAATAAAAGGTTAA
- a CDS encoding LytTR family DNA-binding domain-containing protein — MIRCLAVDDESYASDIIAVFINKTPFLELVGTTTNAFEALNLVQEGKVDLVFLDIQMPELTGIQFLKICGGKCKVILTTAYSEYALEGFDLDVVDYLLKPISYERFYKAATKARQILMPVAPVRQEVVIQQTAQGNDFIFIKGDTKNKFIKVNYEDILYIEGLKNYVSVYTATQRIVTYQALRELEIELPQPPFYRIHKSYIISIEKIKMIDGNTVYINDQAIPIGETYKEEFFKVVREGKKNG; from the coding sequence ATGATCCGTTGCCTTGCTGTTGATGATGAATCTTATGCTTCAGATATTATTGCTGTTTTTATCAATAAAACCCCTTTTTTAGAATTGGTTGGGACCACTACAAATGCTTTTGAAGCCCTTAATCTGGTGCAGGAAGGTAAGGTAGACCTTGTTTTTTTGGATATACAGATGCCTGAATTAACCGGGATCCAGTTCTTGAAGATCTGTGGAGGTAAATGTAAAGTAATCTTAACCACGGCCTATTCTGAATACGCTTTAGAAGGCTTTGATCTTGATGTGGTAGATTATTTGCTTAAACCGATCTCCTATGAGCGTTTTTATAAAGCGGCTACGAAAGCGCGACAGATTTTAATGCCAGTGGCGCCTGTTCGGCAGGAAGTTGTTATACAACAAACCGCACAAGGAAACGATTTTATTTTCATCAAGGGTGATACCAAAAACAAATTTATCAAGGTTAATTACGAAGATATCCTGTACATAGAGGGGTTGAAAAATTATGTTTCAGTGTATACTGCTACCCAAAGGATTGTAACCTATCAGGCATTGCGTGAGCTGGAAATCGAACTACCTCAGCCACCTTTTTACCGTATCCATAAATCGTATATTATCTCTATCGAAAAAATCAAGATGATAGATGGGAATACCGTTTATATCAACGATCAGGCCATCCCCATTGGCGAAACGTATAAAGAAGAGTTTTTTAAAGTGGTGAGGGAGGGGAAAAAGAATGGTTAA
- a CDS encoding sugar isomerase, translating to MNIDQNQIEKHNDSLLTSHQRKLAFLKEDWSHADLESVIQKLVDFQIAIPSWALGTGGTRFGRFAITGGEPRNIEEKIEDVGLLHALNGASGAISLHIPWDIPQNAEALKSLASGYGLKFDAMNSNTFQDQRGSAHSYKFGSLQNVNKDIRKQAIEHNIEVIKHGIALGSDALTVWLADGSCFPGQLNFRKAFENTLESLQEIYSSLPEDWKMFVEYKAFEPNFYSTTVGDWGQSLLYASKLGKKAYTLVDLGHHLPNANIEQIVALLLMEGKLGGFHFNDSKYGDDDLTAGSIKPYQLFLIFNELVEGMDAKGMNHTKDLGWMIDASHNVKDPLEDLLQSVEAIMIAYAQALLVDRKAVNEAQNNNDVAKAQEILQHTFRSDLRALVAEARLRAGAALSPIVLYRGLEVRNQLVNHRGNTVATGL from the coding sequence ATGAATATCGATCAGAACCAAATAGAAAAACATAACGACTCCCTTTTAACTTCACATCAACGCAAACTTGCTTTTTTGAAAGAAGATTGGTCACACGCTGATCTCGAAAGCGTAATCCAAAAATTGGTCGATTTTCAAATTGCCATTCCAAGCTGGGCATTGGGTACTGGTGGAACACGTTTTGGCCGTTTTGCCATTACCGGTGGTGAGCCACGTAACATTGAAGAAAAAATTGAAGATGTAGGCTTACTTCATGCCCTTAATGGTGCAAGTGGCGCCATTTCGCTACACATTCCGTGGGATATCCCTCAAAATGCAGAAGCGTTAAAATCCTTAGCATCTGGCTATGGTTTAAAGTTCGATGCCATGAACTCCAATACCTTTCAGGATCAGAGAGGATCAGCACATAGCTATAAATTCGGTTCGCTTCAAAATGTGAATAAAGACATCCGCAAACAGGCAATTGAACATAATATTGAGGTAATTAAACACGGTATTGCATTGGGATCTGATGCGCTAACTGTTTGGCTTGCCGATGGTTCTTGTTTTCCTGGTCAGCTTAATTTTCGTAAAGCATTCGAAAATACTTTAGAAAGCCTTCAGGAAATCTATTCATCCTTGCCGGAAGATTGGAAAATGTTTGTGGAGTATAAAGCCTTCGAGCCTAACTTTTATTCAACAACAGTTGGCGATTGGGGTCAATCACTGTTATACGCCAGTAAACTGGGTAAAAAAGCCTATACCTTGGTGGATTTAGGTCATCATTTGCCAAATGCTAACATTGAGCAAATTGTGGCTTTATTGTTAATGGAAGGGAAATTGGGTGGTTTCCACTTCAACGATTCTAAATACGGCGATGATGATTTAACTGCCGGAAGTATTAAACCTTATCAATTGTTCCTGATCTTTAACGAACTGGTAGAAGGTATGGATGCAAAAGGCATGAACCATACAAAAGATTTAGGATGGATGATCGATGCTTCTCACAATGTGAAAGATCCTTTAGAGGATTTATTACAGTCAGTGGAAGCCATTATGATTGCCTATGCACAAGCCTTATTAGTTGATAGAAAAGCAGTAAACGAAGCGCAGAACAACAACGACGTAGCCAAAGCACAGGAAATTTTGCAGCATACTTTCCGTAGCGATTTAAGGGCTTTAGTAGCCGAAGCCAGATTAAGAGCTGGAGCAGCTTTATCACCGATTGTACTTTACCGTGGTTTAGAAGTTAGAAATCAATTAGTTAATCACCGCGGAAATACTGTTGCCACAGGTTTGTAA
- a CDS encoding outer membrane beta-barrel family protein, producing MNRLLKTILIFFFLFSIKTVFAQNIKISGTVTNKNNQALDYASVALIHLPDSASVALQASNQQGLYEFSNVKSGRYLIKALMMGYGKNQSAPFEVKDIAVKVPSITLAEHTQNLKDVNIISKMPVIDQKADRVIVNVEQMNTAGDNALEVISRSPGVKLDKDDHIVLKGKKGINVMIDGKMSYMTGLELTTYLKSLPGSVLSKIELISNPPSSFDAAGTAGIINIKLKRNKMQGFNGNMNTGGGYGRYEKVYAGTNLNYNIGKVSTYLRLDAGHYNSYNRLTLNRTIEEEQYNQLNFWHPVTNSLNYSTGADYFIDDKNTLGIMVKGYTAPEETKVNSNSINYNAAGAKIGGTSMFNPQSNTEKNHAINLNYRLKTDTLGGELGFDADYVRYDNSRNETFTNNYLDANDQLIGTPIDLRNNGMGKVSIYSIKADYTMNFNKTLKMETGWKSSWVKSLSDVRFDSLKTAGWITDPGRTNLFLYNENINAGYLSLDQSFKNLQIKAGLRAEQTLGNGSSSGTNTLIDRKYWKLFPTLFISLKLDSNNLITAAYRKSINRPSYSSLNPFTFYSDPYTALQGNPFLQPSYANSFEFNYSFKNFRILTLSYSVNNGSIWEVVYQNDATKESISRPENLNRTTNFYMATGSPFDVTKWWNNSTEVSAGFNRTESAVQGNGYDAFSWNWSIMSDNTITLPKNYSLSAYAFYDSPSVSGLFRSLGSYQLNIGAKKLFWNKNATLALKVNDVFNTSKFRANLEYNNIKTYWQNEWESRRINLSFTYKFGNMKIKTARKRQTGTSDEENRVGKN from the coding sequence ATGAACCGCTTACTTAAAACCATCCTTATTTTCTTCTTCCTTTTTAGCATTAAAACCGTTTTTGCTCAAAACATCAAAATATCAGGAACAGTTACCAATAAAAACAATCAAGCACTTGATTATGCTTCTGTAGCCCTGATCCACCTACCAGATTCTGCTTCGGTGGCATTACAGGCCTCTAACCAACAGGGTTTGTATGAATTTAGTAACGTAAAATCTGGCAGGTATTTAATTAAAGCCTTAATGATGGGTTATGGAAAAAACCAATCCGCACCATTTGAAGTGAAAGATATAGCTGTTAAGGTTCCATCAATTACACTGGCAGAGCACACTCAAAATCTGAAAGATGTAAACATTATATCAAAAATGCCCGTAATTGATCAAAAAGCAGACCGGGTAATTGTAAACGTAGAACAGATGAATACCGCAGGTGATAATGCATTGGAAGTAATCAGTAGGTCGCCAGGTGTAAAACTGGATAAGGATGATCACATTGTACTGAAAGGAAAAAAAGGAATCAATGTGATGATTGATGGTAAAATGAGTTACATGACGGGTTTGGAATTAACCACTTATTTAAAATCGCTACCCGGATCTGTATTAAGTAAAATAGAGTTGATTTCCAATCCACCTTCTTCTTTTGATGCGGCAGGCACGGCAGGGATCATCAACATCAAACTCAAAAGAAATAAAATGCAGGGATTTAACGGAAACATGAATACGGGTGGTGGTTACGGTCGTTATGAAAAAGTTTATGCGGGCACCAACCTGAATTACAATATAGGTAAAGTGAGTACTTATCTGCGTTTAGACGCCGGACACTATAACTCATACAACAGGTTAACTTTAAACAGAACCATAGAGGAAGAACAATATAACCAGCTTAACTTTTGGCACCCGGTTACGAATAGCTTAAATTATTCAACAGGTGCAGATTATTTTATTGATGATAAAAATACCCTGGGCATTATGGTAAAAGGTTATACCGCTCCGGAAGAAACCAAGGTAAATAGTAATTCTATAAACTACAATGCTGCAGGGGCAAAAATAGGTGGCACAAGTATGTTTAACCCTCAAAGCAATACAGAGAAAAACCACGCCATTAATTTAAATTACCGTTTAAAAACCGATACATTGGGAGGCGAGCTGGGATTTGATGCCGATTATGTGCGTTACGATAACAGCCGAAACGAAACTTTCACCAACAATTACCTTGATGCAAACGATCAGCTTATTGGTACTCCGATTGATCTGCGTAATAATGGGATGGGCAAAGTATCAATCTATTCGATCAAGGCTGATTACACCATGAACTTTAACAAAACATTAAAAATGGAAACCGGCTGGAAAAGTAGTTGGGTAAAATCGCTGAGCGATGTGCGTTTCGATTCGCTGAAAACCGCTGGCTGGATCACCGATCCGGGAAGGACAAATCTATTTTTATATAATGAGAACATTAATGCAGGTTATCTTTCATTAGATCAAAGCTTTAAAAATTTACAGATCAAAGCAGGTTTACGTGCAGAGCAGACATTGGGCAATGGCAGTTCATCGGGAACGAATACCCTGATCGACAGAAAATACTGGAAGCTTTTTCCAACGCTCTTTATTTCCTTAAAACTCGATTCGAACAACCTGATTACGGCTGCCTACCGCAAAAGTATTAATCGCCCATCGTACAGCAGTTTGAATCCCTTTACTTTTTATAGCGATCCTTACACCGCCTTGCAGGGGAACCCGTTTTTACAGCCCTCTTACGCCAACAGCTTTGAATTTAACTACTCATTTAAAAATTTCAGGATATTAACGTTGAGCTATTCGGTTAACAATGGCTCGATATGGGAAGTAGTTTATCAAAATGATGCGACCAAAGAAAGTATCTCCCGACCAGAAAACTTAAACCGTACCACCAACTTTTACATGGCAACCGGAAGTCCTTTTGATGTAACCAAATGGTGGAACAACAGTACTGAAGTTTCGGCTGGATTTAACCGCACCGAATCAGCTGTACAGGGCAATGGTTATGATGCTTTCTCCTGGAACTGGTCTATAATGTCAGATAACACCATCACCTTACCTAAAAACTATAGCTTATCGGCTTATGCTTTTTACGATTCCCCTTCTGTTTCCGGCCTTTTCCGAAGTTTAGGCAGTTACCAGCTCAATATCGGTGCTAAAAAATTATTCTGGAACAAAAATGCCACATTAGCCTTAAAAGTAAACGACGTTTTTAATACGAGTAAATTTAGGGCCAACCTGGAGTACAATAATATTAAAACCTATTGGCAGAACGAATGGGAAAGCCGCAGGATAAACTTAAGTTTCACCTATAAATTCGGGAACATGAAAATCAAAACTGCGCGTAAAAGACAAACCGGAACAAGCGATGAAGAAAACAGGGTTGGCAAAAATTAA
- a CDS encoding nucleoside triphosphate pyrophosphohydrolase family protein produces the protein MQETNSLNQVAEFHTTFKHPILENPVIPSKQRANLRISLLAEELKELQEAVENDDLIEVADALCDLQYVLAGAIHEFGLGGKFKTLFDEVHRSNMSKACKTVEEAEQTIQFYLDKDQTESYYKEIDGLFLVFRKSDDKTLKSINYSPADLKSHLV, from the coding sequence ATGCAAGAAACCAATTCGCTAAACCAGGTAGCGGAATTTCACACTACCTTTAAACATCCTATACTTGAAAATCCGGTTATTCCATCAAAACAGAGAGCTAATCTGCGTATTTCGCTTTTAGCTGAAGAATTAAAAGAATTACAGGAAGCAGTAGAAAATGATGATCTGATAGAAGTGGCCGACGCCCTTTGCGATCTGCAGTATGTGTTGGCCGGAGCCATTCACGAGTTTGGTCTAGGTGGAAAATTTAAAACTTTATTTGATGAGGTTCACCGCTCTAACATGAGTAAAGCCTGTAAAACAGTAGAAGAAGCTGAACAAACGATTCAGTTTTATTTAGATAAAGATCAAACTGAATCTTATTATAAAGAAATTGACGGATTGTTTTTAGTGTTCAGGAAATCTGACGATAAAACTTTAAAATCGATCAATTATTCTCCTGCAGATTTAAAATCGCATTTGGTTTAA
- a CDS encoding sensor histidine kinase, whose translation MKTIKIISIHILCWLLVLGYFYGGYLIDGTTFSKAALSISMNFIQLIEFYICYLWVYPRFLKKNKVPQLIGGILFTIGVFIALRYLIEEVLYLKWLGFHNYNDGIAAWDYISDNIYWSIGFIVTPAAVYGIEQSFKSEQVNRKLKEEVVKAELSFLKSQINPHFLYNTLNYVYSLAIPVSDQLANAILRLSDLMRYTLNDSPDGKVSLSKEVEYLESYVALFKMRFEPKFYVDFITDGIADQKIASLILIPFVENAFKHGVVNDEAQPVRIKLKVQNKRLSFEVSNKISHAQKDHSSGVGMVNIHRRLDLIYPEKHELLISNNGNTYKSTLILNL comes from the coding sequence ATGAAAACAATAAAAATCATTTCCATTCACATACTTTGCTGGTTACTTGTATTGGGCTATTTTTATGGTGGCTATTTAATTGATGGTACAACTTTTAGCAAGGCTGCTTTAAGTATCTCTATGAATTTTATTCAATTGATAGAGTTCTACATCTGTTACTTATGGGTATATCCAAGATTTTTGAAAAAAAATAAAGTACCTCAGTTAATCGGAGGGATTTTGTTTACCATTGGGGTATTTATTGCACTTAGGTATTTAATAGAAGAAGTACTTTATTTAAAATGGCTTGGTTTTCACAACTATAACGATGGTATAGCTGCCTGGGATTACATTTCGGATAATATTTATTGGAGCATTGGTTTTATTGTTACACCGGCTGCAGTTTATGGTATCGAACAGAGCTTCAAGTCAGAACAGGTTAACCGAAAACTGAAGGAAGAAGTGGTTAAAGCGGAACTTTCATTTTTGAAATCGCAGATCAATCCGCACTTTCTGTACAATACCTTGAATTATGTTTATTCCCTGGCTATTCCTGTTTCCGATCAACTGGCCAATGCCATTTTGCGTTTATCAGATCTGATGCGTTATACATTGAACGATAGTCCGGATGGTAAAGTAAGTTTAAGCAAGGAAGTGGAGTATTTAGAGAGTTATGTAGCGCTTTTTAAAATGCGTTTTGAACCAAAGTTTTATGTCGATTTTATAACAGACGGAATTGCTGATCAAAAAATAGCTTCGCTTATATTAATCCCTTTTGTTGAAAATGCTTTTAAACATGGTGTGGTAAATGATGAAGCCCAGCCCGTGCGTATTAAGCTGAAAGTGCAGAACAAACGATTAAGTTTCGAAGTAAGCAATAAGATCAGTCACGCACAAAAGGACCACTCAAGCGGTGTAGGTATGGTAAATATTCACCGTAGGTTAGATTTGATCTATCCCGAAAAACATGAGTTATTGATTTCTAATAACGGCAATACCTATAAAAGTACTTTGATCTTAAATCTCTAA